CTCCAATAGGCATCCAGGGGCACGCCCGGCAGAGTGCCATCCGCGTTGTTCCACCACAGCAGGCCGTAATGGTTGTTCGCATCCGGATAGTTCACCGGATCGTAGAGGCTCACGGAGGCGAGGCTCGGGTCTGCCACGCGGACCTCGTCGATGAACGCTTCGGGCAGCAATTGCTGGTCGTCCCAGCACCCGCCTCGAAGGTAGAGATGCCCGATGCGTGCCATCGCATCCACGTCTGCCCGGATCCCCGAGCCTAACTCCCGCCGCGCCACACCCTCGAGCGGGGATGGACGATACCAGTTGTCGCGCCACCGGAGATCGTTCATCGTGATGCCCAGTGGGACGAAGATCCGGTCTGCCAGCAAGGGCCAGAGGTCCTGCCCGAATTTCACGGTGAGCACGTCCGCCAGCCAATTCGCTCCGCCGTTCGTATACCGAAACTCCAACCCCGGCCCCGCGGCGAGGCTGTAGAAGCCCCCGTCCTCAGGGAATCCCGCGGAGTGCGTCGCGAGATGGCGCAATGTGATGTCATCGAGCCAGCCCGTCACCGCGTTGCTCGCCGGGGGAATCCCGAAATCGGAGTAGTGCGGCTGCGCCGCATCGTCGATCGCGACAAGACCATCACCTACGGCGAGGCCCAACGCAGTGATGCCGATCGATTTCGTGGTGGACTTCAAGTCGTAACGGGTCGATTGGCTTCCCCAGTTCATGACGCTGCGACCGCTGCGCACGATGATTCCCGAGCCTCCGCCGGCTCCGAGTGCATAGTCGCGAGCCTGCTCGAGCTTCGACTCGTCGAGGCCCATCTGCGCGGGGGTGGCCGCAGTCCAGTCCGGCTGGGGCCAGGGCCCGGGGCAATCAGCGTGGGCTTCGGCCACGAGAGCGAGAGTTGCCGAGACCATCAGGAGCACCCGGGCGCCACTTCGCCAGATTCCGAAGTGGGAGATCTTCAGCGATCGGTTCCGGATGGTCGGAGAAAACCATCGCTGCTGCATGAGCAGGAATGTAGCCCGCGACTGGCGGGGGGAAAGGAAGACAGCCTGCGTTCCTTGCCGCTATCCGAGGCTTGGTTGTCGTATGGTCCAGTATTGGTGGCGCGGAAAACGCAGCGCAAAATACTTCCATCGGGTTGGACTGGAATTCGGCCCGTGATCGCAATACAGGAGGGGCCGTGGAAGCCGGCGAATCGAAAGACTCGGATGACGCCAGCGCGACGCTCGTCGATCGTCACAGCGAGATCTGGCAGCTCATGGGTCTCTCGCGCGAAGCCGTCGCGGAACTCAACAGGATCGTCGTCGATCTCAGCGGTCAGCTTGCGCGAGATCGCGCGAACCGCGCGGCGAGTTCCACGCCGCTTCCCGATGCTAAACGCGCCGATCACGAGCTCACGCGAGCGGAGTTCATGGATCGACACAGGCGACGTTTCGTCGCACTGGGAATTGGCCGACCCACGCAAGCTGAGCTGCTCGATGCGGCCGCGTTCGTCTGGAGAGCGATGCACGACGCGAGTGTTCCCAAGGAGCAGCGAGAGGCCGCGGATACCATCCGGGCGATGATGCAAGCCATGGGAGGCCCGCCGCCGTGCTGTGACGACAACGTGTTCGAGGTCGCCGCACTGGGAACTCCGTGCGACTGAACGAACCCACACGCGGCTGGCTTCGTCACCTCTGGCGCAAGGCGACAACCGAGGATGACTGGTCCAAGGGGGGCGAGCCGCACCCCTGGTGGGATCAGTACAGCCTCGAGCCCATGCTGTCGTTCCCTCGCTTCGACCTGTCGGAGTCCTCCTACGCGCTGCTGCTCATGGGTCGCACGACACCCGCGTGGCGCGAGGTCTACACGCGCATCCTCGACGAGTTGGTGCGCCGGCACACCACGCACTGGGCGGCCGTCGACTGGCTCACGCAGATCGGGCCCGACCCCGACCGGGCCAACTACCCGCGACGCTACAAGCAGCTCATGCCCAAGGATCTCTGGGGCGAGTACGACGCGCCGGGCTGGACCGCCAACGGGATCGAACCCTGGGGGCTGCAGCCCGACCCCATCGGGTCGGACGGGAACCTCTTCTTCCGCGGCTTCTTCGCGCTGCTGCTCGGGATCCACCGCGCCGTGTCGGGGGAACCCACCTGGGAGAGCCCCTTCGAGATGGCGGGGCTCGACGATCGCACCTTCCCGTGGACGCACTCGAAGGTCGCGAGCTACCTCTCCGAGCACTGGGCACGGAACCCCGAGGGCCCACACTGCGAGAACACGAAGGTGTGGCCCTTCTGCCTCTCGGCG
This region of bacterium genomic DNA includes:
- a CDS encoding serine hydrolase; its protein translation is MQQRWFSPTIRNRSLKISHFGIWRSGARVLLMVSATLALVAEAHADCPGPWPQPDWTAATPAQMGLDESKLEQARDYALGAGGGSGIIVRSGRSVMNWGSQSTRYDLKSTTKSIGITALGLAVGDGLVAIDDAAQPHYSDFGIPPASNAVTGWLDDITLRHLATHSAGFPEDGGFYSLAAGPGLEFRYTNGGANWLADVLTVKFGQDLWPLLADRIFVPLGITMNDLRWRDNWYRPSPLEGVARRELGSGIRADVDAMARIGHLYLRGGCWDDQQLLPEAFIDEVRVADPSLASVSLYDPVNYPDANNHYGLLWWNNADGTLPGVPLDAYW